One window of the Streptomyces sp. NBC_00259 genome contains the following:
- a CDS encoding adhesin encodes MRCPDCGFVVRDDRGSDTSWIARETLSGRISLLSRFRKGLLAGGAVVVLGCFIAATALLMGPDGTGDAQAADDDITGLGVPTRVGPTALPSEGDEDFEEWAGPGCKTGHYREEGRFENGDAAWYTVRDGGQRDSSCDGRFTAVPMSASATKDRGGTAIWSWELDASHRECSLAVFVPRTNRATDSAGDPTFYRVLADPTDVRSGYTGFGVRQTAHRGELVPVGSYPVKGEGVFAVQLLDRGRDWGSAARLGAHHAAAQMKLTCRAQAASDK; translated from the coding sequence ATGAGATGTCCCGACTGCGGATTCGTGGTCCGGGACGATCGTGGTTCGGACACGTCCTGGATCGCCCGGGAGACCCTCTCCGGCCGGATCTCCCTGCTCTCCCGATTCCGCAAGGGCCTGCTGGCGGGCGGAGCCGTGGTCGTCCTGGGCTGTTTCATCGCCGCGACGGCGCTGCTCATGGGACCGGACGGGACCGGTGACGCGCAGGCCGCCGACGACGACATCACGGGTCTCGGCGTACCGACCCGGGTCGGGCCGACGGCGCTTCCCAGCGAGGGCGACGAGGACTTCGAGGAGTGGGCGGGGCCGGGCTGCAAGACGGGCCACTACCGGGAGGAGGGCCGTTTCGAGAACGGCGACGCCGCCTGGTACACCGTCCGCGACGGCGGCCAGCGCGACTCCTCCTGCGACGGCCGCTTCACGGCCGTCCCGATGTCGGCCAGCGCCACCAAGGACCGCGGGGGTACGGCGATCTGGAGCTGGGAGCTGGACGCGAGCCATCGGGAGTGCTCGCTCGCGGTGTTCGTGCCCCGTACGAACCGTGCCACGGACTCCGCCGGCGACCCCACCTTCTACCGCGTCCTCGCCGACCCGACCGACGTCCGCTCCGGCTACACGGGCTTCGGCGTGCGCCAGACCGCCCACCGGGGTGAACTGGTGCCGGTCGGCAGCTACCCGGTCAAGGGCGAAGGGGTCTTCGCGGTCCAGCTCCTCGACCGCGGCCGTGACTGGGGCAGTGCGGCGCGCCTCGGGGCGCATCATGCGGCGGCCCAGATGAAACTGACCTGCCGGGCCCAGGCCGCGTCCGACAAGTAG
- a CDS encoding adhesin has translation MVCERCGGTHRGALPGMVVDSCTVEAVPARRAPAVREPVLERKMLMGAGCVLSLCVLTLGATLLATAGGDDDRADDAVRTVDAIELGGMPQRIGPTFLPEELPAPGASSSGPVAKPEPSAEPKPKPKPEAKPTPRPVPAGRGAWFSEWAGPGCPNGARTYGRYSDGREGWYDVDSGGHEGNGCDGRFIAVPMSGAADRDRGNTVTWTWRPGGGYARCSVAVRVPWSSREEDVAGDPTRYHVLADPRDSGSVLAAFDIGQRSMRGGAVVVHDLPVRDGVFSVQLVDRGRDWGYGDRDGAHHAAAQIRADCRS, from the coding sequence ATGGTGTGCGAGAGATGCGGTGGCACGCACCGGGGCGCGCTGCCCGGGATGGTGGTGGACAGCTGCACCGTGGAGGCCGTGCCGGCGCGTCGGGCGCCGGCGGTGAGGGAGCCGGTCCTCGAGCGGAAGATGCTCATGGGGGCCGGATGCGTGCTCTCGCTGTGTGTACTGACGCTGGGCGCCACGCTTCTCGCGACCGCCGGCGGTGACGACGACCGCGCCGACGACGCGGTGCGGACGGTCGACGCCATCGAACTGGGCGGCATGCCGCAGCGGATCGGCCCGACGTTCCTTCCGGAGGAGCTGCCCGCGCCGGGCGCCTCGTCCTCCGGGCCCGTGGCGAAGCCGGAGCCCTCGGCCGAGCCGAAGCCGAAGCCGAAGCCGGAAGCGAAGCCGACGCCCCGGCCCGTGCCCGCCGGGCGCGGTGCGTGGTTCAGCGAGTGGGCGGGGCCGGGCTGTCCGAACGGGGCGCGGACGTACGGGCGTTACTCGGACGGTCGCGAGGGCTGGTACGACGTGGACTCCGGCGGCCATGAGGGCAACGGGTGCGACGGCCGGTTCATCGCCGTGCCGATGTCCGGTGCCGCGGACCGGGACCGGGGCAACACGGTCACCTGGACCTGGCGTCCGGGCGGTGGTTACGCGCGCTGCTCGGTGGCGGTACGTGTTCCGTGGAGCTCCCGCGAAGAGGACGTCGCCGGTGATCCGACGCGCTACCACGTACTCGCCGACCCACGGGACTCCGGCAGTGTCCTCGCCGCCTTCGACATCGGCCAGCGGTCGATGCGCGGCGGGGCGGTGGTCGTGCACGACCTTCCGGTACGGGACGGGGTGTTCAGCGTCCAGCTCGTCGACCGCGGCCGGGACTGGGGGTACGGGGACCGTGACGGTGCGCATCACGCGGCGGCCCAGATCCGGGCCGACTGCAGATCATGA
- a CDS encoding MerR family transcriptional regulator → MTEDGPVHDDSLLTIGAFATRARLSPKALRLYDRLGLLAPAYVDEATGYRWYRTDQVHRARLVALLRQIDMPLARIADMVELPGPQAAEALAAYWAAVEERRAVQGAVVAHLHDRLSGRRPTMYEIRTVDVPEQAVLAERRHLLSDELPRWIPAALGRLEEAAAACGGVAAAPYVAYHAEVTPDSDGPAEACVPVADARAAAAWTEENRAGVVLRVEPAGRLALTRVTKAQVAYPQIVSAYDAVERWIAQEGLTITGPCREVYFADWEDASATDEVCDIAFPVG, encoded by the coding sequence GTGACGGAGGATGGGCCCGTGCACGACGACTCCCTGCTCACCATCGGCGCCTTCGCCACGCGGGCGCGGCTCTCGCCGAAGGCCCTGCGCCTGTACGACCGGCTCGGGCTGCTGGCCCCCGCGTACGTCGACGAGGCGACCGGCTACCGCTGGTACCGCACGGACCAGGTGCACCGCGCCCGGCTCGTCGCGCTCCTGCGGCAGATCGACATGCCGCTGGCGCGCATCGCCGACATGGTGGAACTGCCGGGGCCGCAGGCCGCGGAGGCGCTGGCCGCGTACTGGGCGGCGGTCGAGGAACGCCGCGCCGTGCAGGGCGCCGTCGTGGCCCACCTCCATGACCGACTTTCGGGCAGGAGACCGACGATGTACGAGATCAGGACCGTGGACGTACCCGAACAGGCGGTGCTCGCCGAGCGCCGGCACCTGCTGTCGGACGAGCTGCCCCGCTGGATCCCGGCGGCACTCGGGCGGCTGGAGGAGGCGGCCGCGGCATGCGGAGGCGTCGCGGCGGCGCCGTACGTGGCGTACCACGCCGAGGTCACCCCGGACAGCGACGGCCCGGCGGAGGCCTGCGTCCCCGTCGCCGACGCCCGCGCCGCGGCGGCCTGGACGGAGGAGAACAGAGCCGGGGTCGTGCTCCGCGTCGAACCCGCGGGCAGGCTCGCCCTCACCCGGGTCACCAAGGCGCAGGTGGCGTACCCGCAGATCGTCTCCGCCTACGACGCGGTCGAGCGGTGGATCGCCCAGGAGGGACTGACGATCACGGGCCCTTGCCGCGAGGTGTACTTCGCCGACTGGGAGGACGCCTCCGCGACGGACGAGGTCTGCGACATCGCGTTCCCGGTCGGTTGA
- a CDS encoding MFS transporter, with the protein MRPGGALSRRPVLVATAVAALLHVVWFFYFANSGGDIAAQDAWAEFVGRHPDSAYNLAWYGGMHPVSYSVVSPYLMSILGVRTTMMVVGTLSAALTALILTRVRAVRNPLACSLAGVFAFLCNALSGRVTFGLGMMFALGAVAAVFCWPYRWRRKRWAKAAVAAPLAGLATASSPVAGLFLGVVAAALFLNRRRPGAYALGIAPVVVVALSAWLFPFSGTQPMSLGSTSLPFLFGVLVLVLVPADWRTVRTAAAVYALGTLLTFLVDSQIGSNVSRLAMLFAGVVLLAALPYAVPRSRRWYALVLAFVGLNAWIGFKSVDDIVRTAPAASWTRELAPLVNELQEVGAEKGRVEVVPASSHREASALAPYVNLARGWNRQADMERNPLFYDDTLNAVNYREWLDRWAVHYVVLPKGEPDSGAGREAKLVERGQPYLKRVWSDANWQLFAVSDPMPLADPPATVDRAGSGELTIHVREAGRVLIRVPYSPWLGLVDEKGRSVEQPQETEASKLREDDTPKTFVNVAGCLLKAEEDAEGDEWTELLVPRPGVYRLAAPYQLPRGTPCPEELSGPRR; encoded by the coding sequence GTGCGTCCCGGCGGCGCGCTCTCCCGTCGTCCCGTCCTCGTCGCGACCGCGGTGGCCGCGCTCCTCCACGTCGTCTGGTTCTTCTACTTCGCCAACAGCGGCGGGGACATCGCCGCGCAGGACGCCTGGGCCGAGTTCGTCGGCCGGCACCCCGACTCGGCGTACAACCTCGCCTGGTACGGCGGCATGCACCCGGTCTCGTACAGCGTGGTGTCCCCGTATCTGATGTCGATCCTCGGTGTGCGGACGACGATGATGGTCGTCGGTACGCTCTCCGCCGCGCTGACCGCGCTGATCCTGACCAGGGTGCGTGCGGTCCGTAACCCCCTGGCGTGCTCGCTCGCCGGGGTGTTCGCGTTCCTGTGCAACGCGCTGTCGGGACGGGTGACGTTCGGGCTCGGGATGATGTTCGCGCTGGGGGCGGTCGCCGCGGTGTTCTGCTGGCCGTACCGCTGGCGGCGCAAACGGTGGGCGAAGGCGGCGGTCGCGGCGCCACTGGCGGGGCTCGCGACCGCGTCGAGTCCGGTCGCGGGGCTGTTCCTCGGTGTCGTCGCGGCGGCGCTGTTCCTGAACAGGCGCCGCCCTGGCGCGTACGCGCTCGGTATCGCCCCGGTGGTCGTCGTCGCGCTGTCGGCGTGGCTGTTCCCGTTCTCCGGTACGCAGCCGATGTCGCTGGGGTCGACGTCGCTGCCGTTCCTCTTCGGGGTGCTCGTCCTCGTCCTCGTACCGGCGGACTGGCGCACGGTCCGCACCGCCGCCGCGGTGTACGCCCTCGGCACGCTGCTGACGTTCCTCGTCGACTCCCAGATCGGCTCGAACGTGTCGCGGCTCGCGATGCTGTTCGCGGGAGTGGTGCTGCTGGCGGCGCTGCCGTACGCCGTGCCGCGCTCGCGCAGGTGGTACGCGCTCGTCCTGGCGTTCGTCGGGCTCAACGCGTGGATCGGCTTCAAGAGCGTCGACGACATCGTGCGTACGGCGCCGGCCGCGTCCTGGACGCGGGAACTCGCGCCGCTGGTGAACGAGCTCCAGGAGGTCGGTGCGGAGAAGGGCCGGGTGGAGGTCGTCCCGGCCAGCAGCCACCGTGAGGCGTCGGCGCTCGCCCCGTACGTCAACCTGGCGCGCGGCTGGAACCGGCAGGCGGACATGGAGCGTAATCCGCTCTTCTACGACGACACGCTCAACGCGGTCAACTACCGCGAGTGGCTCGACCGCTGGGCCGTCCACTACGTGGTGCTGCCCAAGGGCGAACCGGACTCGGGCGCCGGGCGTGAGGCGAAGCTGGTCGAGCGCGGCCAGCCGTATCTGAAGCGGGTCTGGTCGGACGCGAACTGGCAGCTGTTCGCCGTCAGCGACCCGATGCCGCTGGCCGACCCGCCGGCGACGGTGGACCGGGCGGGCTCCGGCGAGCTGACGATCCACGTGCGCGAGGCGGGCCGGGTGCTGATCCGGGTCCCGTACTCGCCGTGGCTCGGCCTCGTCGACGAGAAGGGCCGCAGCGTGGAGCAGCCGCAGGAGACGGAGGCGTCGAAGCTGCGGGAGGACGACACGCCGAAGACGTTCGTCAACGTGGCCGGCTGTCTGCTGAAGGCGGAGGAGGACGCGGAGGGCGACGAATGGACGGAACTCCTCGTCCCGCGCCCCGGCGTGTACCGACTGGCCGCGCCGTACCAGCTTCCGCGGGGGACGCCGTGCCCGGAGGAACTGAGCGGCCCGCGGCGATGA
- a CDS encoding GOLPH3/VPS74 family protein, with product MGRSRRTLPEELLLLALDPTTGTTAQPQSLDLGLAGAQLVELALAGRIAPDGDRIAVVMPRPTGDPTLDSALELLRRRGSPVRAVHWIGGPRLGLRQTYLSHLERCGMVHAVAGQMCGVLPTTRYQATDTAISREIRARLDSAIRTGVPPDPRTAALAALAHAVGLGKHLYPGNEGRSSRSRLRDLIRHDPMGGLVAHAVMDVQNGVGAQPRRNPAAPGRQSAVQMPQRRGSMARAAAH from the coding sequence ATGGGCAGGAGCCGCAGAACACTTCCGGAAGAGCTTCTGCTGCTCGCTCTGGACCCGACCACGGGTACCACAGCGCAGCCGCAGTCGCTCGACCTCGGCCTGGCCGGAGCACAGCTAGTGGAGCTGGCGCTGGCAGGACGGATAGCCCCTGACGGGGATCGTATCGCCGTGGTGATGCCACGGCCGACAGGAGATCCGACACTGGACTCCGCACTGGAGCTGTTGCGCAGACGCGGCAGCCCGGTCCGGGCCGTCCACTGGATCGGCGGGCCCCGGCTGGGGCTGCGCCAGACCTACCTTTCGCATCTGGAAAGGTGCGGCATGGTCCATGCCGTGGCCGGCCAGATGTGCGGGGTGCTGCCGACGACTCGCTACCAGGCGACGGACACGGCGATCAGCCGGGAAATCAGGGCCCGGCTGGACAGTGCGATCCGCACCGGCGTACCACCGGACCCGCGGACCGCGGCGCTCGCCGCGCTGGCCCATGCGGTCGGCCTGGGCAAGCACCTCTACCCCGGCAACGAGGGGCGGTCCTCCCGCTCCCGCCTCCGGGATCTGATCAGGCACGACCCCATGGGCGGCCTCGTGGCACACGCCGTGATGGACGTTCAGAACGGTGTGGGCGCGCAGCCACGCCGTAACCCGGCAGCGCCCGGCCGCCAGTCGGCCGTGCAGATGCCTCAGCGACGCGGCAGCATGGCCCGCGCCGCCGCGCACTAG